One window of the candidate division WOR-3 bacterium genome contains the following:
- the hutU gene encoding urocanate hydratase, whose translation MIRAPKGKELTCKSWHQEAAMRMLMNNLDAEVAEKPEELIVYGGAGKAARNWDCYHAIIESLKNLANDETLLIQSGKPVGIFKTFPYAPRVLIANSLLVPAWANWDYFRKLEALGLIMYGQMTAGSWIYIGTQGIIQGTYETFAECARKHFGGTLRGRWVLTAGMGGMSGAQPLAVTMNEGVILDVEVDPQKIERRVKQGFCDTMVFNLDEALKLVNSAVKEKKPLSIGLVGNASDIHPELLRREIIPDVLTDQTSAHDELNGYVPGKMSLEEALALRKNNPQEYIKRAYESMARQMEAMLEMQNRGAIAFDYGNNIRAQAQKAGVKNTYNIPGFVLEYIRPLFCQGKGPFRWVALSGEKQDIYTTDKLVLELFPQNESLKRWIKLAQEKIPFQGLPARICWLGYGERDKMGLAMNQLVKDGKISAPIVIGRDHLDSGSVASPNRETEKMLDGSDAIADWPILNAMLNVASGASWVSVHHGGGVGIGYSIHAGQVVVCDGSKEMDERLERVLTNDPGIGVARHVDAGYELAVRTAEKYKIKIPMRKI comes from the coding sequence ATGATTAGAGCACCAAAAGGAAAAGAGCTCACATGTAAGAGTTGGCATCAAGAAGCTGCAATGAGAATGTTAATGAATAACCTTGATGCCGAAGTTGCCGAAAAACCCGAAGAACTTATAGTTTATGGCGGTGCCGGTAAAGCAGCTCGAAATTGGGATTGTTATCACGCAATTATCGAATCCCTTAAAAACTTAGCGAATGACGAAACACTTTTAATTCAATCCGGCAAACCAGTCGGAATCTTTAAAACATTTCCTTATGCTCCTCGAGTTTTAATTGCAAACTCGTTATTAGTTCCAGCATGGGCCAACTGGGATTACTTTCGAAAACTTGAAGCATTGGGTTTAATTATGTACGGTCAGATGACTGCTGGCTCCTGGATTTATATTGGCACTCAAGGAATCATTCAAGGCACTTATGAGACATTTGCTGAATGTGCCCGTAAACATTTTGGCGGAACCCTTCGTGGTCGATGGGTTTTAACCGCTGGCATGGGTGGAATGAGCGGAGCACAACCTTTAGCAGTTACAATGAATGAAGGAGTTATATTAGATGTCGAGGTCGACCCTCAAAAAATTGAGCGCCGAGTCAAACAAGGTTTTTGTGATACGATGGTTTTTAATTTAGATGAAGCACTAAAATTAGTAAATTCTGCCGTGAAAGAAAAAAAACCGCTATCTATCGGATTAGTTGGCAATGCTTCTGATATCCATCCCGAATTATTAAGACGCGAAATTATTCCTGATGTCTTAACTGACCAAACTTCAGCCCATGACGAATTAAACGGATATGTTCCAGGTAAAATGAGTTTAGAAGAAGCATTAGCACTGCGAAAAAATAATCCTCAAGAATACATCAAACGCGCCTACGAATCGATGGCTCGTCAAATGGAGGCTATGTTAGAAATGCAAAACCGTGGTGCAATTGCTTTTGACTATGGCAATAATATCCGTGCTCAAGCCCAAAAAGCCGGTGTGAAAAATACTTATAATATTCCCGGATTTGTTTTAGAATACATCCGGCCTTTGTTCTGCCAAGGAAAAGGCCCTTTCCGATGGGTCGCTTTATCTGGAGAAAAACAGGATATTTATACAACAGATAAATTGGTTTTAGAATTATTTCCCCAAAATGAGTCACTTAAACGGTGGATAAAATTAGCCCAAGAGAAGATTCCATTTCAAGGTCTACCGGCTCGAATCTGCTGGCTGGGTTATGGCGAAAGAGACAAAATGGGTTTAGCAATGAACCAACTTGTAAAAGATGGTAAAATTTCAGCACCGATTGTAATTGGAAGGGACCATCTTGATTCAGGTTCGGTCGCCTCACCTAACCGAGAAACAGAAAAGATGCTGGACGGTTCTGATGCCATTGCTGACTGGCCAATCTTAAATGCAATGTTAAATGTTGCTTCTGGTGCTTCCTGGGTTTCTGTACATCATGGTGGCGGCGTCGGCATTGGGTATTCAATACATGCTGGTCAAGTAGTTGTCTGTGATGGTAGTAAAGAAATGGATGAAAGATTAGAACGGGTTT
- the rho gene encoding transcription termination factor Rho — protein sequence MDAEELKKKKLAELYEIAKELNIPDYSEKKKQDLVLSILEAGVKQKSESAVTVSGVLEVLEDGFGFLRSPDYSYLPSSDDVYVAPSQIKKFNLKTGDTIYGQARPPKPGEKYFALLKVETVNNDPLDVVHERIPFDDLIPLYPQERIRLEIEEKNDFSMRVVDLFIPIGKGQRGLIVSPPRAGKTVLLQKIANSITTNHPEIVLIILLIDERPEEVTDMERSVKAEVISSTFDEVPERHVEVADIVLEKAKRLVEHKKDVVILLDSITRLARAHNLVVPHSGRTLSGGLDSNALQKPKKFFGAARNIEEGGSLTIIATALIDTGSRMDDVIFEEFKGTGNMELVLDRKLADRRLFPAIDLQKSGTRKEELLLSEFELNRIWIIRKLLAELNPIEMMEFILDKMRLTRNNIEFLESMNE from the coding sequence ATGGATGCAGAAGAATTAAAGAAGAAAAAACTGGCGGAACTTTATGAAATCGCAAAGGAGCTCAATATTCCCGATTATAGCGAGAAAAAGAAGCAAGATTTAGTATTGTCAATTTTAGAAGCAGGCGTCAAACAGAAAAGCGAATCCGCAGTTACGGTTAGTGGTGTGTTAGAAGTATTAGAAGACGGCTTCGGATTTTTACGGTCGCCTGATTATAGTTATTTACCGAGCTCGGATGATGTTTATGTTGCTCCCTCACAGATCAAAAAATTCAATCTTAAAACCGGCGATACTATTTATGGCCAGGCTCGACCACCAAAACCTGGTGAAAAGTATTTTGCTTTACTCAAGGTAGAAACTGTCAATAATGACCCTTTGGATGTAGTTCACGAAAGAATTCCTTTTGATGACTTGATTCCGCTTTATCCGCAAGAGCGCATTCGCCTAGAGATAGAGGAGAAAAATGATTTCTCAATGCGAGTCGTTGACTTATTTATTCCTATTGGCAAAGGTCAACGAGGATTGATTGTTTCACCGCCTCGTGCTGGCAAAACCGTATTACTACAAAAGATTGCAAACAGCATTACAACAAATCATCCGGAAATCGTGCTGATTATTCTTTTAATTGACGAACGACCTGAGGAAGTTACAGATATGGAGCGTTCGGTTAAAGCCGAAGTAATAAGTTCGACTTTTGATGAGGTCCCGGAACGACATGTAGAAGTTGCGGATATTGTTCTGGAAAAAGCAAAGCGATTAGTCGAACACAAGAAAGATGTCGTGATTCTTTTGGATAGTATCACTCGACTGGCGCGTGCGCATAATTTGGTTGTGCCCCATTCGGGCAGAACCCTATCCGGTGGTCTTGATTCTAATGCGCTACAAAAACCGAAGAAATTTTTTGGTGCAGCACGTAATATTGAAGAAGGCGGGAGTCTTACAATCATTGCAACCGCGCTAATTGATACCGGCTCACGAATGGATGATGTAATTTTTGAAGAATTCAAAGGCACAGGCAATATGGAGTTAGTTTTAGACCGGAAACTTGCTGACCGAAGATTGTTTCCTGCAATCGATTTACAAAAATCTGGAACTCGTAAAGAAGAATTACTGCTTTCTGAATTTGAACTCAACCGAATCTGGATTATCCGTAAACTTTTGGCGGAATTGAAT